The Arachis duranensis cultivar V14167 chromosome 9, aradu.V14167.gnm2.J7QH, whole genome shotgun sequence genomic sequence ggaagccatttCTGCAACAGACAGTTAGACTCTCTTCTACAGAGATATGGAGTccgtcataaagtggcaaccccctatcaccctcagacaagtGGACAGGTTGAAGTTTTCAACAGGGAACTTAAGAGGATTCTTGAGAAGACCGTCAGTGTTTTAAGAAAGGACTGgtctaggaagcttgatgatACTCTctgggcatatcggacagcgTACAAGACTCCCATTGGTATGTCCCCTTATCAGTTGGTCTATGGCAAAGCCTATCACTTGCCAGTTGAGCTGGAGCATAAAGCTTACTAGGCAATCAGGTATCTGAACCTTGATTCAGAAGCTGCAGGAATTAAGCGaatgctccagttaaatgagcttgatgaattcagatacttagcctatgagaatgccaaTCTCTATAAGGAGAGAATCAAGTTATTACATGACAAGAAGATTGccatcagagtctttgagccaggacagcgAGTGCTTTTatataattcaaggctcaaattctttccaggGAAGCTGAAATCCCAGTGGTCAGGACCGTTTGTGGTTACCAGAGCTTCACCATATGGTCATGTGGAAATACAGGAAGAGAATTCTGACAGAAAATTTACAGTGAATGGCCAGAGGTTGAAGCACTATCTTGGAGGTGAGATTGATCGCCAGAGCTATTTTAGAAGCAG encodes the following:
- the LOC110275750 gene encoding uncharacterized protein LOC110275750, with the translated sequence MGPFPPLHSNNHILVAVDYVSKWVEAVALPTNDAKVVISFLKRYIFSQFGVLRTLISDGGSHFCNRQLDSLLQRYGVRHKVATPYHPQTSGQVEVFNRELKRILEKTVSVLRKDWSRKLDDTLWAYRTAYKTPIGKLKSQWSGPFVVTRASPYGHVEIQEENSDRKFTVNGQRLKHYLGGEIDRQSYFRSRN